Proteins co-encoded in one Fusarium fujikuroi IMI 58289 draft genome, chromosome FFUJ_chr06 genomic window:
- a CDS encoding related to xeroderma pigmentosum group C complementing factor, with translation MVGSKRPATRASARKGAAPSVPTGGEIYQDMLAEAGVNSWVRSSPERPLKRRRAGPSRVISEPGKTSEVASKQTEPSKAPPAQVADKEEEEVDDDEGEDIEFEDVALPQPTMQTMELESDDDEDEDIMFEDVDFTAPLQDLGKPEEPKSLELNLTAHQSSTAQVKKAAERRKPISREEQKTRMDIHKTHLLCLLSHAARRNHWCNDGKVQDYLRPHLTDKTVNYLTPGAHLPQFGRTESLKTGLKQAEGVWKTKYEVTERGLRRALWAEDLEQLKDYEPPDDMESCLDRDDFREAAKKLQGSRDVGAQLYCALLRSVGVKARLVCSLQPLACTSGAPSMPKPKQRPKKRSTIDEKNAQVRATMAKYQEMASAGYGTPSGSSSARRRLGHPNATSYNFTPAISLPKPQPTFEIRKRIKESSHPVYWVEILDVGHQKWQPVDAMVTHTFWKPKSLEPPITDKENFLSYVVAFDEDGTAKDVTRRYAKAYTAKTRRSRIDTACEGGDIWWRRIMQLYGRRRRTDLDQIEDNELVGIEAREPMPRNVQDFKDHPVFALERHLRRHEVLVPGATPSGTVAAGSRAPLEKIYRRKDVRIARSADKWYRLGREVKPLEIPVKWLPKKAKPKNPLDDDQDEDAHGDAGTPIYTEDQTELFEPPPVRNGMVPKNKFGNIDVYVPSMIPKGGAHIIHEHATRAAIMAGVDYAPALTGFSFKGRHGTAVLTGIVVAKEYEEAVRTIIDSLGDLEQEVEDERRRHRALRAWRKFMMSLRIREQIWSGVDADERKAADDKAAKEAQLDQEIEDAPSDVTEEFDMADDDDMGGGFLVE, from the exons GGAACCAGGAAAGACATCAGAAGTAGCTTCAAAGCAAACAGAACCAAGCAAAGCACCTCCAGCGCAAGTCGCggacaaggaagaggaagaggtcgatgacgatgaaggcgaGGACATTGAGTTTGAAGATGTTGCCTTGCCCCAACCAACGATGCAGACTATGGAGCTAGAatccgacgatgatgaagatgaggacatCATGTTCGAGGATGTGGACTTTACAGCACCTCTCCAAGATTTAGGCAAACCCGAAGAACCAAAGTCGTTAGAGCTCAATCTGACAGCGCATCAATCATCTACAGCTCAGGTAAAGAAGGCCGCCGAGAGGCGTAAACCAATCAGCAGAGAGGAGCAGAAGACACGGATGGATATACATAAAACGCATCTCCTGTGTCTGTTGTCACACGCTGCACGTCGCAATCATTGGTGTAATGATGGCAAAGTCCAGGACTACCTGCGACCGCATTTAACGGACAAGACAGTCAACTACCTCACCCCTGGCGCACACCTTCCGCAATTTGGAAGGACTGAGAGTTTGAAGACTGGTCTCAAGCAGGCAGAGGGTGTATGGAAGACGAAGTATGAAGTTACCGAAAGGGGTCTAAGGCGTGCTCTGTGGGCGGAAGACCTAGAACAACTGAAAGAT TATGAGCCGCCAGATGATATGGAAAGCTGCTTAGATCGTGACGATTTCCGGGAGGCGGCAAAAAAGCTACAAGGGTCTAGAGACGTTGGAGCACAGCTGTATTGCGCCCTTCTACGAAGTGTTGGCGTAAAGGCACGTTTGGTGTGCTCTCTACAACCTCTCGCATGTACATCTGGAGCCCCATCAATGCCGAAACCGAAGCAAAGGCCGAAAAAGCGCTCGACAATAGACGAGAAAAATGCGCAAGTGCGGGCTACGATGGCTAAATACCAAGAAATGGCCAGTGCTGGATATGGTACACCATCTGGCAGTTCTTCAGCACGTCGAAGGTTGGGGCACCCAAACGCAACATCATACAACTTTACACCGGCGATATCTCTTCCGAAACCTCAGCCAACCTTTGAAATTCGCAAGCGAATAAAAGAATCCTCACATCCTGTGTACTGGgttgagatccttgatgtCGGACATCAGAAGTGGCAACCGGTAGATGCTATGGTTACTCATACCTTCTGGAAGCCAAAATCCTTGGAGCCACCCATTACTGATAAGGAGAATTTCCTTTCCTACGTGGTAGCatttgatgaggatgggacTGCAAAAGACGTAACAAGGAGGTATGCGAAGGCATATACAGCAAAGACCCGAAGATCAAGAATCGACACAGCTTGTGAAGGTGGTGATATTTGGTGGAGACGGATTATGCAACTGTACGGCCGGCGGCGGCGGACAGATCTCGATCAAATTGAGGATAACGAACTCGTAGGTATCGAGGCGAGAGAGCCTATGCCAAGGAATGTACAGGACTTCAAAGACCATCCAGTCTTTGCGCTTGAACGACATCTTCGACGCCATGAGGTTCTTGTTCCTGGAGCCACACCTTCTGGAACAGTTGCTGCAGGTAGTAGAGCACCGCTCGAGAAGATCTACCGGCGGAAGGATGTTCGGATTGCGAGAAGTGCAGATAAATGGTATCGTCTGGGGCGGGAGGTTAAACCACTGGAAATACCTGTCAAATGGCTacctaaaaaggcaaaaCCAAAGAACCCTCTGGATGATGAccaagatgaggatgcccACGGAGATGCCGGGACACCTATCTACACCGAGGATCAGACAGAGCTCTTCGAACCACCCCCAGTGCGGAATGGCATGGTACCGAAGAACAAGTTTGGAAATATCGATGTTTATGTACCAAGCATGATTCCTAAAGGAGGAGCTCACATTATCCACGAGCATGCAACACGAGCAGCGATTATGGCTGGAGTCGACTACGCACCCGCTCTCACCGGCTTCTCATTCAAAGGACGACATGGCACAGCCGTGTTAACCGGCATAGTGGTCGCAAAAGAGTACGAAGAAGCTGTGCGAACTATAATTGATAGTCTAGGTGATCTGGAGCAAGAGGTAGAGGATGAGCGAAGAAGACACCGTGCACTTAGGGCTTGGAGGAAGTTCATGATGTCGTTACGTATAAGAGAACAGATTTGGAGCGGTGTAGACGCAGATGAAAGAAAGGCAGCGGATGATAAAGCGGCTAAAGAGGCACAACTGGACcaagagattgaggatgcGCCGAGCGATGTTACTGAAGAGTTTGACAtggcagatgatgatgatatgggcGGCGGGTTTTTGGTGGAATAG